A single region of the Gemmatimonadaceae bacterium genome encodes:
- a CDS encoding roadblock/LC7 domain-containing protein — MTSPGAATWSFDEEDLAALTRTVDRFLTETGAHSALIADRAGQLVATMGQPMSFDPTVFATLTAADFSANDQLARLIGETDFTTLFHQGEKESIYVADVARRLILVTLFDNRTPIGLVRLKMKPVVEELTANLDRAFVRARESGTTRPNILAGAADEIDELFNW; from the coding sequence GTGACAAGTCCCGGCGCCGCCACCTGGTCTTTTGATGAAGAGGACCTTGCCGCTCTCACGCGGACGGTAGATCGCTTCCTGACCGAGACCGGCGCGCATTCCGCGCTGATCGCCGACCGCGCGGGACAGCTCGTTGCGACGATGGGACAGCCCATGTCGTTCGACCCGACGGTGTTCGCCACGCTGACGGCGGCGGATTTCAGCGCCAACGATCAGCTCGCGCGGCTCATCGGCGAGACCGATTTCACCACGCTGTTCCATCAGGGCGAGAAGGAATCCATATACGTGGCCGACGTCGCGCGCCGACTGATCCTCGTGACTCTGTTCGACAATCGAACCCCGATCGGGCTCGTGCGACTGAAGATGAAACCTGTCGTCGAGGAATTGACCGCAAACCTCGACCGCGCCTTCGTGCGCGCGAGAGAGAGCGGCACGACTCGACCCAATATCCTCGCCGGCGCCGCCGACGAGATCGACGAGTTGTTCAACTGGTAA